Proteins co-encoded in one Yamadazyma tenuis chromosome 1, complete sequence genomic window:
- a CDS encoding uncharacterized protein (EggNog:ENOG503PMUW) — translation MNQQTIQLYGQIFINDSSKIPDFYKTFYSTLVHFESLKSTLVANLSATHLDSDADVNQQLISLFNHGIAIFKEVSQYTPTPLSTSNGMSRDHLEEDDITNIKPKPMPLLLNAVFNDMDDELRFELIANVLRILRVILSSVVECHKQSELVVTDRIDYSLLFRMVYWFLERLVPNLDLEKVNQTLLVIMKEIVYLVYDYMVVITVQNTDMLNEFRRSNYADLLNQILIKTHPNFANNILDTRPTVSLSTKTQIRVFVSLGILNNDNQVQINYSDEDKFAAFLNQFEPLLQYSIKVCYDYNNDLTNHQIMNASFFNWMTANLLNFSNEYLNDSYIRNIYINNDDIESLLNIRIKQYHNFGHDYFESLEFFPISLYINGFCNQVGFLEKFLETDAAASWLCLASYVLTYQFKSKKSVLATRLVLHMYDKFLKSPNILSVTINEFKWKLCHQRAPILPFNKANNKHKPWVSYMLDNLVILLRFNLNRKLNVPNFVNAIKLITLIVLTHVDENYHYEDLFKSMVNLLNFNETHLNSREIRTELLQSFEIALGMSIRSHLVYHVLLMFDKFEPLSLEGLPNLTHLKTFIMSKFDIKGDDPSKIKLLDSDFESPELQQTIKQFGPVAKTSTLVPKVKIGLNDIIVNL, via the coding sequence ATGAACCAACAGACCATTCAACTATACGGCCAgatcttcatcaatgacTCCTCCAAAATCCCTGACTTCTACAAAACCTTCTACTCGACGCTTGTACACTTTGAGAGCTTGAAATCCACTCTTGTGGCTAATTTATCTGCCACCCACCTCGACCTGGATGCTGACGTCAACCAACAATTAATATCCTTATTTAATCATGGCATCGCAATCTTTAAAGAAGTGCTGCAGTACACACCGACACCACTATCGACGTCCAATGGCATGTCTCGGGACCACTTGGAGGAAGacgatatcaccaacatcaaACCCAAGCCCATGCCGCTACTTTTGAACGCGGTCTTCAATGACATGGACGACGAATTGCGTTTCGAACTCATAGCAAACGTGCTACGTATACTCCGCGTGATCTTGTCCAGTGTGGTCGAGTGCCACAAACAGAGCGAACTTGTGGTGACCGATAGAATCGATTACCTGCTCTTGTTCAGGATGGTATACTGGTTTTTGGAACGCCTTGTGCCCAACcttgatttggaaaaggtCAACCAGACTCTTTTGGTGATCATGAAGGAGATTGTCTACTTGGTGTATGACTATATGGTAGTGATCACTGTGCAAAACACAGACATGTTGAATGAGTTTCGCAGGTCCAACTATGCCGACTTGTTGAATCAaatcttgatcaaaactCACCCAAATTTCGCCAATAACATCCTTGACACTAGACCTACCGTAAGCTTGTCTACCAAGACCCAAATCCGCGTGTTTGTGCTGTTGGGGATATTAAACAATGACAACCAGGTACAGATCAACTATTCCGACGAAGACAAATTCGCAGCCTTTTTAAACCAATTTGAGCCTTTGTTGCAGTACAGCATCAAAGTGTGTTACGACTACAATAACGATTTAACCAATCATCAGATCATGAACGCATCGTTTTTCAACTGGATGACTgccaatttgttgaacttctccAATGAATACTTAAACGACTCGTACATCCGGAACATTTACATCAACAACGACGACATCGagtccttgttgaacatccGAATAAAACAGTACCACAACTTTGGCCACGATTACTTCGAGCTGCTTGAGTTCTTTCCCATCTCCCTCTATATTAACGggttttgcaaccaagtgggatttttggaaaagttccTCGAGACTGACGCGGCTGCGTCCTGGCTCTGTTTAGCATCCTATGTGCTAACGTATcagttcaagtccaagaagtcGGTTCTTGCAACCCGCTTGGTGTTACACATGTAcgacaagtttttgaagagcCCTAACATCTTGTCCGTCACCatcaacgagttcaaaTGGAAACTATGCCACCAACGAGCACCGATTTTACCGTTTAATAAGGCAAACAATAAGCATAAACCATGGGTATCGTATATGCTcgacaacttggtgatacttCTCCGGTTCAACCTCAACCGAAAACTTAATGTACCCAATTTCGTTAATGCTATCAAGCTCATCACGTTAATTGTTTTGACTCACGTCGATGAAAACTACCACTATGAGGACCTCTTCAAAAGCATGGTCAatctcttgaacttcaacgaAACTCACTTGAACAGTAGAGAAATTAGAACAGAACTCCTTCAGCTGTTTGAAATAGCCTTGGGGATGTCGATACGATCCCATTTAGTGTATCACGTTCTCTTGATGTTTGACAAGTTTGAGCCTCTCAGCCTTGAGGGACTACCGAACTTAACACACCTCAAGACGTTTATCATGAGCAAGTTCGACATTAAAGGAGACGACCCCAGTAAAATCAAGCTTCTCGACTCGGACTTTGAGTCCCCCGAACTCCAACAAACTATCAAACAGTTTGGTccggttgcaaaaacatCTACGTTGGTGCCCAAGGTGAAAATCGGTCTCAACGATATTATTGTTAACCTATAG
- a CDS encoding uncharacterized protein (EggNog:ENOG503NUWJ; COG:C; BUSCO:EOG09263A5D): protein MSEKPLPFIYQFISGAVAGVSEILVMYPLDVVKTRQQLDSTNAYKGTIQSIKKIVAEEGFSRLYKGISAPILMEAPKRATKFAANDEWGKFYKRVFDVPVMNQSLAVLTGATAGATESFVVVPFELIKIRLQDKTTKFNGMADVTKDIIKNHGVLGLYKGLESTLWRHIWWNAGYFGLIFQVRGLMPKPKTSTEKTLIDLTCGSIGGTFGTIMNTPFDVVKSRIQAGTTTKYVWTYPSLVTVAKEEGFGALYKGFIPKVLRLGPGGGILLVVFTTCMDFFRGIHYKE from the coding sequence ATGTCAGAAAAACCTTTACCATTCATCTACCAATTCATCTCTGGAGCCGTCGCCGGTGTATCAgagatcttggtgatgtaTCCTTTGGATGTCGTTAAAACCAGACAACAATTGGATTCCACCAACGCCTATAAAGGAACCATCCAGagtatcaagaagattgttGCTGAAGAAGGATTCTCCAGGTTGTACAAAGGGATCAGTGCGCCCATTTTGATGGAGGCTCCTAAGAGAGCCACCAAGTTTGCTGCTAACGACGAATGGGGGAAATTTTATAAAAGGGTGTTTGATGTACCTGTTATGAACCAGTCTTTGGCGGTGTTGACGGGTGCCACTGCTGGAGCCACCGAGTCGTTTGTGGTGGTTCCATttgagttgatcaaaatcagatTACAGgacaaaaccaccaagttcaatggaaTGGCCGATGTCAccaaagatatcatcaagaaccaTGGGGTGTTGGGATTGTACAAGGGATTGGAATCGACATTGTGGAGACATATCTGGTGGAACGCCGGGTACTTTGGGTTGATTTTCCAGGTAAGAGGCTTAATGCCCAAGCCAAAGACTAGTACAGAAAAGACTTTGATTGACTTGACCTGTGGTTCGATCGGGGGTACTTTTGGTACCATCATGAACACTCCGTTCGACGTGGTCAAGTCCAGAATCCAGGCCggaaccaccaccaagtatGTATGGACTTATCCTTCATTGGTAACTGTTGCGAAAGAAGAAGGGTTTGGTGCGTTATACAAGGGGTTCATTCCAAAGGTATTGAGATTGGGTCCTGGTGGTGgaattttgttggtggtgtttaCCACCTGTATGGATTTCTTCAGAGGAATTCACTATAAAGAGTAG
- the MBF1 gene encoding multiprotein-bridging factor 1 (BUSCO:EOG09264MN3; EggNog:ENOG503P3TA; COG:K), whose product MSDWENVTVIGQKARIGGGGPRQTVAKTASQLNAARRTGNVIGTEKKYGTSNTKSNPEGQRLAKLDDTDDVVAVKKLDTNVGKVISRARQDKKMTQKDFATQINEKPQVINDYEAGRAVPNQQLLGKMERALGVKLRGKQIEEDLRMTSTETDPDRDRRREIYKN is encoded by the exons ATGTCAGATTGGGAGAACGTTACAGTTATTGGACAAAAGGCACGGATCGGAGGCGGTGGCCCCCGTCAAACTGTGGCCAAGACCGCCTCGCAGTTGAATGCCGCCAGAAGAACCGGAAATGTCATTGGTACCGAAAAGAAGTATGGTAcctccaacaccaaatcTAACCCTGAAGGTCAAAGATTGGCCAAATTGGACGACACGGATGACGTGGTGGCAGTCAAGAAACTCGACACCAATGTCGGAAAAGTCATTCTGAGAGCCAGACAAGACAAGAAAATGACCCAGAAGGACTTTGCCACTCAGATCAATGAAAAGCCCCAGGTGATCAATGACTATGAAGCCGGAAGAGCCGTGCCCAACCAGCAGTTGTTGGGGAAGATGGAACGTGCATTGGGAGTAAAGTTGAGAGGTAAGCAGATTG aagaagacttgagAATGACCCTGACAGAGACAGACCCTGACAGAGACAGACGCAGAGAAATATACAAAAACTGA
- a CDS encoding uncharacterized protein (COG:E; EggNog:ENOG503NUN0), whose product MALRSSHSRPSIYRSGSSYLDISIANSRIVDGDDTSIIAGLDKDTTLHRGLKSRHVQLLALGGCIGTGLFIGSGGALSVAGPASLFLSYCIMLVVIFFVMNMLGEMITFLPLPGNGAQSFVKDYVDDSLGFAISWNYRYAFSILVPTEITAAALLIDYWPNSVHTAVWITIFLVVMVGLNLTSVKVFGEAEFYFASIKIFAVVGLIVLGVVLFFGGGPSHDRLGFRYWKHGLAFKPYLVEGPTGRFLGFWYAVIRSGFAFICSPELVATAGSEAIKPRANIPKAASRFIYRLGFFYVLGTLVIGIICDSRSHQLLNGSSDASASPFVIGIKNAGIPVLDSIINAAILTSAASSGNSFLYSSSRVLYSNAVKGIAPSIFMRVNRFGVPYFAVVTTSLFGCLAYLNASSTSANVFTWLSNIATISGFLSWTALSVAYIRWRKAISHNDLWHRVTYKTILQPYGAYFVIFFVGLICLTNGFAVFFNFNGPDFVAAYVTFPILAALYVSHKVYEYFKLGRVRFVRPIEEIDVTTNLDLIEQEDAGIPARVPRNLVEKAWFWLA is encoded by the exons ATGGCACTCCGG TCGTCTCACTCTCGTCCCAGCATCTACCGAAGTGGCTCGTCGTATTTGGATATCTCCATCGCCAACTCTCGAATCGTCGATGGAGATGATACCAGTATCATCGCTGGCCTCGACAAGGACACCACATTGCACCGGGGCTTGAAGTCTCGGCACGTTCAGTTGTTGGCGCTCGGCGGGTGCATTGGCACTGGGTTATTCATTGGTTCTGGTGGAGCGTTGTCGGTCGCAGGCCCGGCATCTCTCTTTTTATCGTACTGTATcatgttggtggtgatattCTTTGTGATGAACATGTTGGGGGAAATGATCACGTTCTTGCCGTTGCCGGGAAATGGAGCCCAGTCATTTGTCAAAGATTATGTGGATGACTCGTTGGGGTTTGCAATCAGCTGGAACTACAGGTACGCATTTTCAATCTTGGTACCAACAGAAATCACTGCTGCCGCCTTGTTGATAGATTACTGGCCCAACTCCGTGCACACGGCTGTATGGATCACCATTTTTCTCGTGGTGATGGTGGGATTGAATTTGACTTCCGTCAAGGTGTTTGGTGAGGCCGAGTTTTATTTCGCAtccatcaagatctttgcAGTCGTGGGCTTGATTGTGTTGGGGGTGGTATTGTTTTTTGGCGGCGGACCCAGCCACGACCGGCTTGGGTTCCGGTACTGGAAACACGGGCTTGCCTTTAAGCCGTACTTGGTCGAAGGGCCCACTGGAAGGTTCTTGGGGTTCTGGTATGCGGTGATTCGGTCAGGGTTTGCATTTATCTGCTCTCCCGAGTTGGTGGCAACCGCCGGGTCCGAGGCCATTAAGCCTCGTGCCAACATCCCCAAGGCAGCTTCACGGTTCATTTACCGGTTGGGCTTTTTCTACGTGTTGGGGACTTTGGTGATTGGAATTATTTGTGATTCCCGCAGCCACCAGTTATTGAACGGGCTGAGTGATGCTTCTGCTTCACCATTCGTCATCGGCATCAAGAACGCCGGGATCCCAGTGTTGGATAGTATTATTAATGCTGCCATCTTGACGTCAGCTGCTTCATCGGGAAATTCCTTCTTGTACTCGTCTTCTAGAGTGTTGTACTCGAATGCGGTCAAAGGCATAGCTCCCTCCATATTTATGAGGGTGAACCGGTTTGGGGTTCCGTACTTTGCGGTGGTGACCACCAGTTTGTTTGGGTGTTTGGCCTACTTGAATGCCTCATCCACGTCCGCCAATGTGTTCACGTGGCTTTCCAACATTGCAACTATTTCGGGATTTTTATCGTGGACAGCCTTGTCGGTGGCGTACATACGCTGGCGTAAAGCCATTTCCCACAACGATTTGTGGCACAGAGTCACTTACAAGACTATTCTTCAGCCGTATGGGGCCTACTTTGTCATTTTCTTCGTGGGGTTAATATGCTTAACCAACGGGTTTGCagtatttttcaacttcaatggaCCAGACTTCGTGGCAGCATATGTGACGTTTCCGATCTTGGCAGCACTTTATGTGTCTCACAAGGTGTACGaatacttcaagttggggCGTGTTCGTTTTGTAAGACCCattgaagagattgatGTAACAAcaaacttggacttgattgaGCAGGAAGACGCAGGGATTCCCGCACGGGTGCCCCGGaaccttgttgaaaaggCCTGGTTCTGGTTGGCATAA
- a CDS encoding uncharacterized protein (BUSCO:EOG092640WA; COG:S; EggNog:ENOG503Q6VD) produces the protein MSATIVIRFIDSKKGEAIPDYEITDLQALSYQRLKHLIRSNNSYCTNKRLKLIYNGRVLNEHFDFKGDLISKFSESSLRIYVHCVIGEDLTKEQLRQESLLDNQEIKRTTQPEIIGFDRLLQQGFSQQDVDDLRAQFERIYNINQTNSQINDLEEEEQRQEYLRQLEERWINSTVNADGTSTRPAPEAAGTEQVTADAPANHTIATTDVDDTQNEDLLIGLLVGVFLGVIGVLFVVADDSVFDKRQRMAIIVGMFINISLAIIRGQWI, from the coding sequence ATGTCTGCCACAATCGTGATTCGGTTCATTGATTCCAAAAAAGGAGAAGCCATACCCGACTACGAGATCACCGACCTCCAGGCCTTGAGCTACCAGCGCCTCAAGCACTTAATACGGTCCAATAACTCGTATTGCACAAATAAACGGTTGAAGTTAATATATAACGGGAGAGTGTTGAATGAGCACTTTGACTTTAAAGGGGATTTGATCAGCAAATTCAGCGAGTCCAGCCTTCGTATCTACGTCCACTGTGTCATTGGAGAAGATCTCACCAAAGAACAACTCAGACAAGAGAGCCTACTCGATAACCAGGAAATTAAACGCACCACGCAGCCTGAAATCATAGGATTTGATCGGTTGCTTCAACAAGGGTTCAGTCAACAAGACGTAGACGATTTGCGGGCACAGTTCGAGAGAATCTACAACATCAACCAGACCAATTCACAAATCAacgacttggaagaagaggaacaGCGTCAAGAGTATTTgagacaacttgaagaaagatggaTTAATCTGACTGTCAATGCAGATGGAACCAGCACCAGGCCGGCACCAGAAGCCGCCGGTACAGAACAGGTTACGGCCGACGCTCCCGCCAACCACACCATTGCCACCACCGACGTCGATGATACGCAGAACGAAGACCTTCTAATCGGATTACTCGTGGGGGTGTTTTTGGGAGTTATTGGAGTGTTATTTGTCGTGGCCGACGACTCCGTGTTCGATAAGAGACAAAGAATGGCCATAATAGTGGGGAtgttcatcaatatctcGCTAGCCATCATCCGTGGCCAGTGGATatag